A region of Leptotrichia hongkongensis DNA encodes the following proteins:
- a CDS encoding winged helix-turn-helix transcriptional regulator, which translates to MKQYILGIEATLEIFGGKWKALITYILTFGTKRTGELQRLIPGISQKVLIEKLKELEKDGIIEKHVYEEMPPKVEYKLTEYGQSFSNILYAMCFWGRENIKLRQKMGEDIILLDKKDEFRKNIDK; encoded by the coding sequence ATGAAACAATACATTTTAGGAATAGAAGCAACGCTTGAAATATTTGGTGGGAAATGGAAAGCATTGATTACATATATTCTTACCTTTGGAACAAAAAGGACAGGCGAATTACAAAGATTAATCCCTGGTATTTCTCAAAAAGTTCTTATTGAAAAATTGAAAGAGCTGGAAAAAGATGGAATTATAGAAAAACATGTGTATGAAGAAATGCCTCCAAAGGTAGAATACAAACTCACAGAATATGGACAATCATTTTCAAATATTTTATATGCCATGTGCTTCTGGGGTCGAGAAAATATTAAATTAAGGCAAAAAATGGGTGAAGATATTATACTGCTTGATAAAAAAGATGAATTTAGAAAAAATATTGATAAATAG
- a CDS encoding NAD(P)H-dependent oxidoreductase, with amino-acid sequence MKTLVILAHPNINESKANKRWKEELLKYPQEIEVHELYKEYPDWNIDVKREQELLIKYEHIIFQFPLYWFNCPPLLKKWLDEVFEYNWAYGSNGDKLKNKKIGLAVTTGGKREYYKHGGKNKFSLDEILIPFEETINYAQGIYLSYFSVYGVSPHINELNDNELGKNAKEYIEYIRRTREEGDK; translated from the coding sequence ATGAAAACTTTAGTAATTTTAGCACATCCAAATATTAACGAATCAAAAGCAAATAAGAGGTGGAAGGAAGAGCTGTTAAAATATCCGCAAGAAATAGAAGTTCATGAATTGTATAAAGAATATCCAGATTGGAATATAGATGTAAAAAGAGAGCAGGAATTATTGATTAAATATGAACATATTATTTTTCAATTTCCTTTGTACTGGTTTAACTGTCCACCTTTGTTAAAAAAATGGCTGGATGAAGTATTCGAGTATAACTGGGCTTATGGATCGAATGGGGACAAGCTGAAGAATAAAAAGATTGGATTAGCTGTTACAACTGGAGGGAAGAGAGAATATTACAAGCATGGTGGGAAAAATAAATTTTCTCTTGATGAAATACTTATTCCATTTGAAGAAACTATAAATTATGCTCAAGGAATTTATTTGTCATATTTTAGTGTTTATGGAGTTTCTCCGCACATAAACGAATTAAATGATAATGAACTTGGAAAAAACGCAAAGGAATATATTGAATATATCCGTAGGACAAGAGAAGAGGGGGATAAATAA
- a CDS encoding YciI family protein: MFIANLKYKKSMEEVNKVLEAHLEYLDKYFEKEKFICTGKKSFPELGGVILFNSNNLEEAKKILYEDPFYVEEIADYEIIEFKPVKFGKNTSLENLFH; the protein is encoded by the coding sequence ATGTTTATTGCTAATTTAAAGTATAAAAAATCAATGGAAGAAGTAAATAAGGTTTTAGAAGCTCATTTAGAATATCTTGACAAATATTTTGAAAAAGAAAAATTTATATGTACAGGGAAGAAAAGTTTTCCTGAATTAGGAGGAGTAATCTTGTTTAATTCTAACAATTTGGAAGAAGCAAAAAAAATATTGTATGAAGATCCATTTTATGTTGAAGAAATAGCAGATTATGAAATAATCGAATTTAAACCAGTTAAGTTTGGTAAAAATACTTCACTAGAAAATTTATTTCATTAA